AACAAAATtatatgtcacatgaatggtttttaaagtactaactttgtgacatgaaaaaccccacaagaaatgtaaaaaaaacatggcgtttactttttgatatcaatataaaataagCAATTTGGCTAGTGgaaataaagtctaataaacaagctttgttcttctccaacaccaAGTGTTTCAGTGCAACAGgatggccaacaaaaataaacaggagtgatacctctcacatcaaATACACAAACTTCACAGCCTATGCTAAATTCGAcaagatgacaaaacattataactagtatttatgttatttgaaTACTGATAAAGGTTGCAGGTaaagcatcccagtaaacaaagtaaagactttataaacaagttgtggcaacgttcccgacacatcgccAGCTGCTTGGTAACTCTTGTCAGTAACTTTCAGTCATAGCAGCTGAtagacgctgtattgagaaaatgaaagcaacatcaaatacaaaccctgtttccatatgagttgggaaattgtgttagatgtaaatataaacggaatacaatgatttgcaaatcattttcaacccatattcagttgaatatgctacaaagacaacatatttgatgttcaaactgatcaaaaaaaattttttggcaaatattcattaactttacaatttgatgacagcaacacgtgacaaagaagttgggaaaggtggcaataaatattgatcaaagttgaggaatgctcatcaaacacttatttggaacatcccacaggtgaacaggcaaattgggaacaggtgggtgccatgattgggtataaaagtagattacatggaatgctcagtcattcacaaacaaggatggagtgagggttaccactttgtcaacaaatgcgtgagcaaattgttgaacagtttaagaaaaacctttcttaaccagctattgcaaggaatttagggatttcaccatctacggtccgtaatatcatcaatgggttcagagaatcaggagaaatcactgcacgtaagcagctaagcctgtgaccttcgatccctcaggctgtactgcatcaacaagcgacatcagtgtgtaaaggatatcaccacatgggctcaggaacacttcagaaacccactgtcagtaactacagttggtcgctacatctgtaagagcaagttaaaactctccaatgcaTGGCgataaccgtttatcaacaacacccagaaacgctgtcggcttcgctgggcctgagctcatctaagatggactgatacaaaatggaaaagtgttctgtggtctgacgagtccacatttcaaattgtttttggaaactgtggacgtcgtatcctccggaccaaagaggaaaagaaccatccggattgttataggcgcaaagttgaaaagccagcatctgtgatggtatgggggtgtattagtgcccaagacataagtaacttacacatctgtgagggcaccattaatgctgaaaggtacatacaggttttggagcaacttttgttgccatccaagcaacgttaccatggacgcccctgcttatttcagcaagacaatgccaagccacgtgttacatcaatgtggcttcatagtaaaagagtgcgggtactagactggcctgcctgtagtccagacctgtctcccattgaaaatgtgtggcgcattatgaagcctaaaataccacaacggagacccccggactgttgaacaacttaagctgtacatcaagcaagaatgggaaagaattccacctgagaagcttaaaaaatgtttctcctcagttcccaaacgcttactgagtgttgttaaaaggaaaggccatgtaacactgtggtgaacatgccctttcccaactactttggcacgtgttgcagccatgaaattctaagttaattattatttgcaaaaaaaaaaaataaagtttatgagtttgaacatcaaatatcttgtctttgtagtgcattcaattgaaaatgggttgaaaaggatttgcaaatcattgtactccgtttataattacatctaacacaatttcccaactcatatggaaacaggtttTGTAATTTTGTCTTTCGGCGTATACTTTAATTGTGAGACAAATTAATCtgtttccaatattgtccacacctttcgctatctaaaaacagcagtgcgctcttgaaTGCACGCCGAGACAACGGAAATGAAGCAAAGGAAAGTtaagttaaaccaagcgcttggctgtGTTTACTCAGAGGGTAATTCTCcgtagcaaagtctgtgtagttgtaTTTTGCCATGTTatttcaagccaaacgacgctagtaaGTGAGAAGTGTTGcctaaatgcattaataaattatgttttttcaGTAATTAAAAATTtgaacggtattactaaccgtcttgaattttaccgcagtttatcattataccTTTTACCATTACACCCCATAAAgccaccaagagagccgactccgtcCGGGGCTGCCCACCAGCCCTCGGCCAATGTCCGTTTGGCGTGGATGAGCGAAAACTGAATTGTCCGACACATGCTCATCCAGCCAGGACACCTCATATTCGACATATTGTTATGTAAAAATAACTTCTGATAATAGTGTAATTCGGGTCTAAATATTTATGTCaggtatagttaatattgtagttGATAAGTTTCTGTTGGAATTTCTTTTTtggaaatgttgaaaaaaaatcctTGCCATTCCCACCCTAACTGCAGTTACAGGGTGGTGCCAGCATTTAGCTGATTCTGCTGGTTCGTTCGACAGGTACAGCGTTAAGAGCCGCTATGTTGTCTAATTGACTTTCCATGAGAGAGTAAGTGATGCCAAATGAAATTAGACCTACAATGGAATTCTGCGGCTCGCATAATGCTAGGGAGGAGTTGAAGCCATGTGCAGGCGCTCATCTTTTAACATCTTTCTTTTCCTCTTGTGAGACTTGTTTTCTTTATGACTCGTTCTTTCTTCCAACTGTAGAGCGAGCAAGCCTGCCAAGGAACATGATTGAAAATAGCATGTTTGAAGAAGAGCCTGACATTGTGGATCTGGCCAAAGACTCCACAGCATATCCGGTACGCTCAAATCATCTTACTGTATATTGGGACTCgggagtgttgttttttttaattgtgcatCTGTCACGCTTTAAAACACAAATTCAATACTCACTGCTTACACCTGCACATTCTAATTAGATTTTGCTTATCTAATTTAGTTATATAAGAAGGGAAACATTATAAATAAATTTGATTAGTATAATTACATTATCATCAGTAGGGCACAGATCTCTGTCAAGGCTAAACATACCAAATACAGCCCTGAAATGACACCAAACcagcgagttcagttcaaaacttgagaAAGACAAacttttttgcagcagattcttaaaaacatgaGAGCgcgtaaacacattggcagtcGGATTGGGTGATATCAGGATCAGAATCAGCtccattggccaagtatgtttaacacattaggaatttgacttggtaggctGTGTTGTCttgttcaatgtaaaaaaaaaaaaaaaaatttaacgcttaacaaaaatataaacaagcACTTAGGTAACTAATATATGCAAGGCAAAATTTGGGTGACAATAGAGATTTTAATATCaagaattcatattttttttaaatgcacaatCTAGCCGTCTCTTGCCAAATTGACAGTGACAAGCGAACGGCCGCGTCCTAAATTGCAATGTAGTGTCCTTGACACTTTTTAtcgcaaaatcttttttcatcttttttgcaattgtttacaaactcaggaaataagaccCTGGACAAAAGAATGACTTTAAGAGCAAAACCAAAATATATAAATCAGAGCTAATAGCAGTTTTTGCTTGCTTAGTTAGGTTATACTATTGACTTTGAAAAATGGGAAaaggaaataatttaaatatttaatttatattgttGCACTACTGTCTTGTTTTGTTCTGATTACAAATGTGATCAAAAATtagtattggatcaatacccaaattttTAGAATCGCCAAAAACTAATATTAAGTAGCCAAACAACAGAGGAATAAGTGATTATGACATTTTTATCAAAAGTGTAAATAGAAAACCAGTTACAACAGTAACCAGTAATCAGCTATTATTAGTAATCTAGCAAGCAGATTAATAAATTCTGAGAATCGAATACAAATGGAAATAACCACATTCGTCATCAGACAAATCAGGAGCCTTTCTAAATTGTTTTGGAATTGTTATATTATCATTttaatgccaaataatatatagtgatatatattgttattgcaggAGTCTACATTATATATCCCAATGTAGATTTTAgcccatatcgcccatccctaattaACTACAGTGGAcagttgtgttttgcataacagcaatttttttctgaaatttgtACATCTGACAAAACaaatagagcaaaaaaaaaacgtccacTGCAGGTTATCAAAATAAGAAGAACATTGAAGAAAGAAGTCCGGCCTCCTggtctttagctttctggaaatgtggccccgagAACTATTAAATGGCGGTAATGAATGCCAATAAAGCCCTCTTCTTTGGATCAAAATGTTCTAAGTAATACATTGAAAATATCTAAGTTTGATTCCTGATATAGTGCTGTTATTAGATCACATTAGAATTTGCAGGCGTGCCTAAAGTTGTGTCCATTGATTGTATGTAATAATGGCTTTTGCACTGTGTATACAGACATTTCCGGCACTTGACCCAGACGAGGTGGCATATGAGCCTCGTAGCTCTCGGCTGCTGGTGCGAGGCCTAGGGGAGAATGATGTGGATGACGATGAGGAGGACTGCGAGTCTTCAGCTCGACTACTAGGAATGTCCTTTATGAATCGCAGCTCTGCCCAGAGATCTCACTCCTCCCCTTACGTCAGACAGCTTCCACCCAGGTAACAGGCTTTTTCTCGACTTTTTACTGTGGTAATGGTATTAGAAATGctatagtttatttcgaacatgccctAACAATGTTACAATAAGGAATATCATGTGATGACACTTGGAACTTGCTTATTAATTCAACATTCTGAAAAGCAATAGGAAGTAGCAGATTATTCATGTCTCAGCAAGCACTTATGCATATCTTTGATGACTTCAATCTACAtttaacacttccttgtggtatatataatatgtattatatatgctGGGGTGTTAATTTTGCTCCAGAGGTACTTTTATAGCCCGCTTTTTGAGTCCGTCTGCAAGATGTTCGTTTCTTGAGGCGTTCCCAGATGACAAATAAAACGACGCCCCACCCCACCTAAATGTATCATAATTTatcatttgaaaatgtacactgtttaatatATACATCTTGAAGTCATCAccgctggggtttttttttacacacatggtcaaaaataaacttcataaacattatttactgtagattcacccggtcacaaaatCAGGTACACTTGCACATTCTCCGATCGATTCAAAGAGTGCATAAAAAGCTGTTTTTTGCAACAtctatgtcactgcatgtcgcatGTTAATGTTATTGCGCATATGCCAAGGTTATATGAAAATAACACTTTATCCTACCTCATAGCCTGAAGCAGATGGGAGGATCTCCTATTGCTCTATAGCTTTACTTAATGTCTAAATAAGTGCTTCCACCCCGTGGTGACGTCACAACGTAGTCAGACTGCAAAACCCGGCGagtagaggcatccaaaactacatatgcaagctcacgccaaaatgcatgaaccttataatTTGAAGCTTTGGCATTTTTTAAAGGAGTATCTACATTTGTAACAACATTTAGAAGTCAGAAAGGAcaaaaaatcatcataggtcccttttAACGTATTTACCTATAAACATTTACTAAGACGGAATAAAAAGAATAAAGACTGTGTGCTAGATTATTCAGTAATTAAATAATGAATACAGGTGTATATACTGACAAACTTTTatgtaattaataaataaacactGACCATATGATTTACTGTTGATTTTGATGTTTACCTCTCCTCTGTTCTAGATCGTGTTCGCTTCCTTCAGCCCGCACCACAGTTGTTTGTGTGTTATTTCTGGTAATAGTGGCCTCCATGACTATGGTATTGTACTTTTTGCCTGGATGCACCTTTACTAAGGTAAGAAAAAGTAGTACATGTGTTTTTCTTTGCACATTTATCTCACTCTGTGTTAAATGGCTCTCCAGAAATATTTGATTATCTATCAAATTTTGCAGATGGGTTGCCCAAAATCAAATAACAAGACGTCTACTAACGGCACTGATAGCGAACTCTTCCCCTGGGCAGAGTTTCGGCTCCCTCGCAGCATAAGTCCTCTCAGCTATGACCTCACCTTGAGCCCTGACTTCAACAACATGGATTTCACCGGCCACACTGTCATCAACATGTCTGTACTTCACAACACCAAACGCATAGTCCTGCACAGTGAAAATCTCAACATTACCAAAGCGACCTTCAGGGTGAGAAGGGACCAGATAAGGCTTTTTAATCTTGCAGAGCGAGTAACTGAaagcatttttaaatgttttcaatgTACCATTTTATTTTAGCGTTTTTTGGGTAATGCTGTTAAGATTTTTTAATTTGCAAAGGCAGTAATGCTCATGTTGCTGTTTAATAGCCGAGTTTGAATAGTTTGCAACCTGTTTCCTACTAAATTCCAATGCTTTTCTAAAGACAAACCAGATGCACTTAATTAGCAATAGTAGATCTTTAGGCATTTTGATTTGGGCTCTACAGCTTAACCTAAGCATACACTATTACAGATTGGTAATGGGGACGCCAGTGATGTTACTATACTTGAGTACAAACCCAGACAGCAGATAGCTGTTAAGTTCTCCAAAGAACTGAAAGCGGGCCAGAACTGTGTGTTGACTTTGGATTACACTGCCGACCTGTCACACACCTACGATGGTTTCTACAACAGTTCCTACATCGACCAAGATGGAAACAAAAGGTACACAATGCTATCTGTTTGTATCGTTGTGCAGTAAAATTCAGCATTTAAGTGTAAACATCCTCATAAAGTATACCTGTTTATCTTCAGGGTTCTAGCTGCTACCCAATTTGAGCCCCTTTTTGCTCGGAAGGCCTTCCCTTGCTTTGATGAGCCATCTTTCAAAGCCATCTTTCAGATTAAAATCAAAAGGAAACTAGAGTACATGGCCCTCTCCAATATGCCGAAGGTACTGTCTCGTCTTATCTTGTCTAATATAAGTTATTACAGAAGGCAAAGTTTCCCCTTGATTGGCAAGATACTAtgaatgttcaaaataaactgagacTATAACCATAACCTGTTAATTTGTTTTCACAGAAAAGCCCTTATTTTTAGGGGGAAACGGTGGGGGGAGATCCTGTTTTTAATTTTGTCATGACCTACTTTCATTACTCATTTTTTTTGTCTTATCTGTGTGTGTGACATTTAGAGTCTGCAAGGTGATAAAGTAAGGCATTTACTGTAAGTGCCTGGTTGACCAGTGATAATACAGGAGAGGTACTTTAACACAGCCCCATTCTTTAGGGTCTTGTCTATTAGcacataaacatccatccatccattttctaccgcttaatcccttcggggtcgcggggagcgctggagcctataaacatatcgtaaaaaaaaaaagattttaaaatgtGAGGTCCTAATCAAAATAGAGGCCCTACTGGCCTCTACTTTAGTCAATGAGCGCATTGACTGCTTTAAAACAGTCGTGTAGTCATTCACAACAACGAAGCTGAGGTTTAAGAGAACAGTTGTCATGAAAAGATACTGTAACTCTGCAGCAACAGCATTCACTCCCTGGACACATGCATACAGTAAtccaaaaaaatacaacaatccaGTGTTTTTCACGTTCTACAGAACCATAGGCTGGATAAGGTCCAAAACAGTGGGACAGTCAATCAAAATTGAACATTATCAGTCTACAGACAATTGTTGTATTGGGTCTCATTATTTGTACAGATATACTCAATGTTGCGGTTGTATATAATCctgtgtattttgttttattattattattaaactttgTCTCTGGAGTAATTTTTGTTCCTGCTGTTCCTTATTTTTTAGGgtctatttgtatttgatatTGCTAATTGCAAAAATTTGTGAGTAATTGAAATGCCCATAAAAATGGCTATTTTGGACACCGCTCCAAACCCTTCTGCTAGCTTGACGTTGATTTTCTTCTCTGATTTTGGAACAACACTTGTAACAAAAGGGATTGTGGTAACTATTCGATCTGATTCAGCTGCAGAACTCTGCCCAGCTCTCTTAATTTTTCATTGTTCCTTCATAACGAAGGAAGCTAACAAGCTGAATGCATAGAAACACAATCCGGGTTTTAGCCCTAAATATGCCTAAAcgtgtggagaaaaaaaaagtaaactgtATTGGTAGGCTTCTCACCACTCATGAATGAGAATGTGAGATGTTCGATGGAACATTTGGAATTAGTGTCCCGGTCTATATTTTAGCCTGGTCATCAGGCTAGCAAAACAACTGCGTCATCCTACTCTAAAATGGCTACCGCAGGTTGCTGGGTCATTCCAGCAAGCTGTCGGAGAAGATGTTTCTCCAAGGTGCTTCTACATAATCCACACTCCTTGCCTGTTTAAATTCCAATAACGACTTCCAATCATATACAGTATTACCCTGTGTCCACCTCGCTGCAAGTTTTGTGGCCAGATTTTTACAAAGTAAAATGTAGTGTTGCTCTAGCAACACACAGGATGCTACTATCTTACACTGATGTTACATTGTCAAGCTGTGTACAGTATATGCTGTACATTTTATGCTCTTATTATCATGTATTCACACAAAACatgagttttttttcttctaaaaatggGCTATgtttagtgaaaaaaaataaggataacagaaaatatatattttgtccaAAAAGCCACATATTTGCACGCTTGCGAATGCTGAATTGGGAACATACAGAGATTCAATGTGCTGTATTTACATTAAAATATAGTTATATTAAGTCTCAGAATATACAAGTTAGTTTTAGCTTTCTAACTTCTTTTATTGCCGTGTATTTCAGGTGAAGACGACGTTGCTTGCCAATGGCTTTATGCAGGACGAATTTGCAAAGACCACCGTCAAAATGAGCACCTACTTGGTGGCCTTCATCGTTGGTAACTTCACCCCCACCAGCAAGAACGTCTCTGACATTTTAGTGGGTTTGACTTGTTTGCTTTCCCATTTGATCCAGTCAGACTGTATATACTGCATATCTGTGATGTTTTTGTGTGTATTAGGTGTCCGTGTACAGTGTTCCAGAGAAGAAGGAGCACACTGACTACGCTCTAGCCACAGCATCCAAACTACTGGAGTTTTATAATGACTTCTTTGAAATAAACTATCCTCTTCAGAAACTAGGTGAACATATGCGGAtaaacaaacccccccccccccccccccccccccctcatgttTCTCTTTCATAAAATGATCAAACCCTGTTAATCCATTGTAATCCCTTGTAATCTTTTGTCAGACCTGGTAGGCATTCCAGACTTTTTGGCAGGAGCCATGGAAAACTGGGGTCTGATCACTTTCAGAGAGACAACTCTGCTGGTGGGGACACAGTCCTCTCCCCTGGAAAAACAACTTGTGGCTTCGGTCATCGCTCATGAGCTGGCTCATCAGGTACTTATTATGCGTTAGTGTTGATTTGCATATAATAAATGGTGATATTGATGCATGTGTGATAACAGCTCTTTTTTGTTCCAGTGGTTTGGAAACTTGGTCACAATGAGCTGGTGGAGTGACCTTTGGCTCAACGAGGGCTTTGCCACTTACATGCAGTACATGTCCTTGCAGACAGTGCTGCCACAGCTGGACATTGTAAGTGCAAAATGTAGTATATTAGAATATCAGATGCTTTACTGTGtgcttatgttagcatgtgttTGCAGGGCAACTTGTTCTTAGCAATGAGGTTCCGTGCCATGGACAAAGATGCACTCAACTCCTCCCACGCCGTGTCCACTGAGGTCAACACACCAGAGCAGGTGGAAGAGATGTTCGATTCAGTCTCCTATGAGAAGGTGCACTTTTATGTCTATTTATGGTACCTATCTATTAGGggcgtgggaaaaaatcgattcgaattcgaatcgcgattctcacgttgtgcgattcagaatcgattctcattttttaaaaatctattttttttatttttttattattttttttaaatttctgtttttaatttatttatttattttttttaattaatcaatccaacaaaacaatacacagcaataccataacaatgcaatccaattccaaaaccaaacccgacccagcaacactcagaactgcaataaacaaagcaattgagaggagacccaaacacgacacagaacaaaccaaaagtaatgaaacaaaaatgaatattatcaacaacagtatcaatattagttacaatttcaacatagcagtgattcaaaatccctcattgacattatcattagacatttataaaaaaaaaaaaaaaagaacaatactgtcacagtggcttacacttgcatcgctaGGGataatactcgaaaccggttttcccggttgttcgataagaaaagaaccgagtcctcggacttgaatccctttttgagaaccggtacccgttatcgagaccactatagtaaagaaaaagagttggttctttattcgaatctcgtcccgaccagaaatgctccgtgggacatcacaagaaatgacttcacgtagctcagtcattaggcgcagatagcgaaagcaggaaaacaatggaccggaaaaagcgctccaaggtgtaataaagttcaaaacaaaaggtataatcacacttttacgaccaaccggaagcatagcaaccaggctagcaacgcacctcctttacgtaaacaaaacaaaatcacactgtatatgtgttgtctgtccaattataaataatgcagacgaggcgtgttggctgagttcttgacgtttactttcgcagcgtgctcataacctcattcttagctgccgggtgttGACTGCAACAACCCTTTTGGTGGCTACCGTGCATAtttgtcactcccgttgcatgctgggtagtgtagttgttacattt
This genomic interval from Entelurus aequoreus isolate RoL-2023_Sb linkage group LG06, RoL_Eaeq_v1.1, whole genome shotgun sequence contains the following:
- the lnpep gene encoding leucyl-cystinyl aminopeptidase; the protein is MDPFDSNSTERASLPRNMIENSMFEEEPDIVDLAKDSTAYPTFPALDPDEVAYEPRSSRLLVRGLGENDVDDDEEDCESSARLLGMSFMNRSSAQRSHSSPYVRQLPPRSCSLPSARTTVVCVLFLVIVASMTMVLYFLPGCTFTKMGCPKSNNKTSTNGTDSELFPWAEFRLPRSISPLSYDLTLSPDFNNMDFTGHTVINMSVLHNTKRIVLHSENLNITKATFRIGNGDASDVTILEYKPRQQIAVKFSKELKAGQNCVLTLDYTADLSHTYDGFYNSSYIDQDGNKRVLAATQFEPLFARKAFPCFDEPSFKAIFQIKIKRKLEYMALSNMPKVKTTLLANGFMQDEFAKTTVKMSTYLVAFIVGNFTPTSKNVSDILVSVYSVPEKKEHTDYALATASKLLEFYNDFFEINYPLQKLDLVGIPDFLAGAMENWGLITFRETTLLVGTQSSPLEKQLVASVIAHELAHQWFGNLVTMSWWSDLWLNEGFATYMQYMSLQTVLPQLDIGNLFLAMRFRAMDKDALNSSHAVSTEVNTPEQVEEMFDSVSYEKGASILLMLNASLSSDQQFRKGIIQYLKQFSGLNTDTDDLWNSLTEVDLSNQHPNVSEMMKSWTSQKGFPLVTLSRKGDQVTLTQEHFLLTSDDTSHSSSMWTVLVTYVNDNCSLAPDCRQLFTLSAKSGTLKVPESVKWLKLNYRNTGFYIVDYGHDGWGALIDAMSNNAKVLTQEDRASLIHNIFSLSKLGRVSFRQVLSLLNYMSNETETTPVREALLQLNNIYHQLNKRYEQGLVTRMKSYILNLFGALTEKQTWTKEDSVSTQELRSALLETACYLEENKCKQQAKDLFRQYIDSNGTFQIPGDLQRVVFSVAAQSTDDWGTLLTIYQYATYDSEKQNMLQGLASTPHTPSIVWLLSAGLNGNIIPTQDLPSVIRTVCRSFTGNLIAWDFIQENWNQLIEKFPMGSFAIQRIIKAATSQLSTQLHFNQVQSFFSSLRERGSQLRSVQEALETIRLNQRWMERNLPSLDKWL